CACCATGACCTATGTGGTGGTGCATCTGTGGGATGACAGGCGCCTGATCCTGCCGTCCACCTACTTCACCTCCACGCCGTTCGAGAACTGGACCCGGAAGCAGTCCGCGATCCTGGGCACCGTGGAACTGGACCTGGACTGGCGGGCTCCCGTGGGCGACCTGCGTGCGCACCTGAAGGAGACCCTCGCCGGAACCGAGCTGTGGGACGGACGCACCGGCGTGCTGCAGATTACCGACGCCGTCAACAGCCTGGTGCGTGTGCGCATCCTGGTCAGCGCGGAGGACAGCGGAGCGCTTTTTGACCTGCGTTGCCTGGTCCGTGAAGCGATGGTCACCTACCTGCAGGAATGGCACCCGGGAGCACTGCCGCGCCAGCGCTGGGAAGAAGTCCATGCCAAGGCCCCCGGGGTGCACAAGGCGCCCCGGTCCCGCGCCGGGGGAGATCCGGAAGACACCAGCACATCGCAGTTCTTCACCGGTTCGATCGAGGCCATTGACCGCCGTCATTCCTTTGCCGGCCCGGGCAAGCAGGTCTTCGAGGAGCGCGAAGAGAACTCCGTGGACGACTAGCGTATTCGTGGCCCAATCTTCTTCCGTCGGTTGACAGACGGGCATCCTTCTGGCTGGCTGGCAGCAGGGCACGGGGTGCCCATCCGACCGTCAACAGGGAACAGAGGAACAGACATGGCAGACGAATTTGTAATCCATGAACTGCAGGGCTCCAACGTATGGGCCAAGGACGGCGAGCGGCTGGGGCTGGTGGGCCAGGTGCACCTGGACCGGGCCACGGGCGAGCCGGAATGGATTACCGTTGCACTGGGCTTGTTTGAAACAAGGCAGCATTTTGTTCCGCTGGCGGGAGCGCGCCGGGATGAAGACGACATTTACGTCAACTTCAGCCGGGAGGCGGTCGATGACTCGCCTGTGGTGGATCCCGACGGCGCGCTCAGTCCCGCGGAAGAAACGCTGCTCACGGACTACTACAAGCAGTTCTGACCCCCGGCGGCCGGCAGGACGCCCGAATGGCCTAGTGAAGTCCTTTGGTAGTAAGCCCCCTTACCAATAGGATAAAAGTCTGCAATTCAACGCACCCAGGAGGCCGTCATGGCGCAGCAGGA
This genomic interval from Arthrobacter citreus contains the following:
- a CDS encoding PRC-barrel domain-containing protein, translated to MADEFVIHELQGSNVWAKDGERLGLVGQVHLDRATGEPEWITVALGLFETRQHFVPLAGARRDEDDIYVNFSREAVDDSPVVDPDGALSPAEETLLTDYYKQF